Proteins from one Daphnia pulicaria isolate SC F1-1A chromosome 3, SC_F0-13Bv2, whole genome shotgun sequence genomic window:
- the LOC124328876 gene encoding protein LTV1 homolog isoform X1, with protein MPKTKKFIDKKNAVTFNLVHRSQKDPLAADEQAPQRVLVPIALKPEKSAEIPASSKPKDPAQQKEELAKLGIYFDDDYNYLQHLRDVKQTAEWELAEDSKNSRVWKAPVARGLSDHPYKLALPSSVFQSKVEEKVGLLNRAAPHSGPRPDLDPDIVAALDDDFNFDDPDNELEDDFIAFANGVPSDVETDEDDDGSSGDDEEENDDVLCDMRSDSGQRSPDFNDDNKSRFTEYSMTSSVIRRNAQLSLLDDRFEHMMAQYDDEEMGALDCEEIEGHITLQDDEVLKLAAAYEHDKTEGIRLGREIGKVARDEVEGAVERYLEKYQSDEENDSSSSEEGEQERKWDCESILSTYSNIYNHPKLISEPQSSRIIKVCPKTGVPLNVLGKPGLTKKFLDQLDQQTEGTKKNCVETQSIISTLSTISIRPKDETPEQRTERKRLVKEYRQERRKEKKANSLAFKEEKKLQEKQHINNRKNVSGIKLL; from the exons ATG cccaaaacaaagaaatttatAGACAAGAAAAATGCAGTCACCTTCAACTTGGTACATCGAAGTCAAAAGGATCCACTTGCCGCTGACGAGCAGGCTCCTCAAAGAGTTCTAGTTCCAATTGCTCTGAAACCAGAAAAAAGTGCTGAAATCCCTGCATCCTCTAAACCAAAG GATCCTGCCCAACAGAAAGAAGAACTAGCTAAACTTGGAATATACTTTGATGATGATTATAATTACCTGCAGCACTTGCGTGATGTTAAACAAACTGCTGAATGGGAACTGGCAGAAGATTCTAAAAATTCAAGAGTCTGGAAAGCACCAGTTGCCAGAGGACTTTCA GACCATCCCTACAAACTTGCCCTGCCCTCCTCAGTTTTCCAATCAAAAgtggaagaaaaagttggaCTACTAAATAGAGCTGCTCCCCACTCag GACCGAGGCCGGACTTGGACCCAGACATAGTTGCAGCTTTGGACGACGACTTTAATTTCGATGATCCTGATAATGAACTAGAAGATGACTTTATTGCATTTGCTAATGGAGTACCTTCTGACGTTGAAACAGA CGAAGATGATGATGGCTCCAGTGGtgacgatgaagaagaaaacgacgacGTATTGTGTGACATGCGAAGCGACTCAGGACAACGTTCACCCGATTTCAATGACGATAACAAATCGCGTTTTACTGAATATTCCATGACCAGTTCAGTTATCAGAAGAAATGCCCAGCTCTCGTTACTAGACGACAGATTTGAACAT atgATGGCTCAATATGACGACGAAGAAATGGGCGCTTTAGATTGCGAAGAGATCGAAGGACACATCACCTTACAAGACGATGAAGTGTTGAAATTGGCTGCGGCCTATGAACATGACAAGACAGAAGGCATCAGATTGGGTCGTGAAATTGGCAAAGTA GCAAGAGACGAGGTAGAAGGAGCTGTAGAAAGGTACTTGGAAAAGTACCAGAGCGACGAAGAAAATGACAGCAGTTCAAGTGAAGAAGGTGAACAGGAACGTAAATGGGATTGCGAGTCTATCCTGTCAACTTACTCTAACATTTACAATCATCCTAAACTCATTTCTGAACCACAGAGTTCCAGAATTATTAAAG TGTGTCCCAAAACAGGTGTTCCCCTTAATGTCCTGGGGAAACCCGGTCTGACCAAAAAGTTCTTAGATCAACTCGATCAACAAACTGAAGGGACCAAAAAGAACTGTGTTGAAACGCAGTCCATCATCAGCACATTATCGACTATATCCATTCGACCAAAAGATGAAACACCAGAGCAGAGAACCGAAAGGAAGCGACTTGTAAAAGAATATCGTCAA gaaagaagaaaggaaaagaaagccAACTCGTTAgctttcaaagaagaaaagaaactacaagaaaaacaacataTAAACAACCGTAAAAATGTTAGTGGCATTAAATTGTTGTag
- the LOC124328876 gene encoding protein LTV1 homolog isoform X3 — protein MPKTKKFIDKKNAVTFNLVHRSQKDPLAADEQAPQRVLVPIALKPEKSAEIPASSKPKDPAQQKEELAKLGIYFDDDYNYLQHLRDVKQTAEWELAEDSKNSRVWKAPVARGLSDHPYKLALPSSVFQSKVEEKVGLLNRAAPHSGPRPDLDPDIVAALDDDFNFDDPDNELEDDFIAFANGVPSDVETDEDDDGSSGDDEEENDDVLCDMRSDSGQRSPDFNDDNKSRFTEYSMTSSVIRRNAQLSLLDDRFEHMMAQYDDEEMGALDCEEIEGHITLQDDEVLKLAAAYEHDKTEGIRLGREIGKVARDEVEGAVERYLEKYQSDEENDSSSSEEGEQERKWDCESILSTYSNIYNHPKLISEPQSSRIIKGSKKFNFGVHKAQI, from the exons ATG cccaaaacaaagaaatttatAGACAAGAAAAATGCAGTCACCTTCAACTTGGTACATCGAAGTCAAAAGGATCCACTTGCCGCTGACGAGCAGGCTCCTCAAAGAGTTCTAGTTCCAATTGCTCTGAAACCAGAAAAAAGTGCTGAAATCCCTGCATCCTCTAAACCAAAG GATCCTGCCCAACAGAAAGAAGAACTAGCTAAACTTGGAATATACTTTGATGATGATTATAATTACCTGCAGCACTTGCGTGATGTTAAACAAACTGCTGAATGGGAACTGGCAGAAGATTCTAAAAATTCAAGAGTCTGGAAAGCACCAGTTGCCAGAGGACTTTCA GACCATCCCTACAAACTTGCCCTGCCCTCCTCAGTTTTCCAATCAAAAgtggaagaaaaagttggaCTACTAAATAGAGCTGCTCCCCACTCag GACCGAGGCCGGACTTGGACCCAGACATAGTTGCAGCTTTGGACGACGACTTTAATTTCGATGATCCTGATAATGAACTAGAAGATGACTTTATTGCATTTGCTAATGGAGTACCTTCTGACGTTGAAACAGA CGAAGATGATGATGGCTCCAGTGGtgacgatgaagaagaaaacgacgacGTATTGTGTGACATGCGAAGCGACTCAGGACAACGTTCACCCGATTTCAATGACGATAACAAATCGCGTTTTACTGAATATTCCATGACCAGTTCAGTTATCAGAAGAAATGCCCAGCTCTCGTTACTAGACGACAGATTTGAACAT atgATGGCTCAATATGACGACGAAGAAATGGGCGCTTTAGATTGCGAAGAGATCGAAGGACACATCACCTTACAAGACGATGAAGTGTTGAAATTGGCTGCGGCCTATGAACATGACAAGACAGAAGGCATCAGATTGGGTCGTGAAATTGGCAAAGTA GCAAGAGACGAGGTAGAAGGAGCTGTAGAAAGGTACTTGGAAAAGTACCAGAGCGACGAAGAAAATGACAGCAGTTCAAGTGAAGAAGGTGAACAGGAACGTAAATGGGATTGCGAGTCTATCCTGTCAACTTACTCTAACATTTACAATCATCCTAAACTCATTTCTGAACCACAGAGTTCCAGAATTATTAAAGGTTCCAAGAAATTTAACTTTGGTGTCCATAAAGCTCAAATCTAA
- the LOC124328876 gene encoding protein LTV1 homolog isoform X2 — translation MPKTKKFIDKKNAVTFNLVHRSQKDPLAADEQAPQRVLVPIALKPEKSAEIPASSKPKDPAQQKEELAKLGIYFDDDYNYLQHLRDVKQTAEWELAEDSKNSRVWKAPVARGLSDHPYKLALPSSVFQSKVEEKVGLLNRAAPHSGPRPDLDPDIVAALDDDFNFDDPDNELEDDFIAFANGVPSDVETDEDDDGSSGDDEEENDDVLCDMRSDSGQRSPDFNDDNKSRFTEYSMTSSVIRRNAQLSLLDDRFEHMMAQYDDEEMGALDCEEIEGHITLQDDEVLKLAAAYEHDKTEGIRLGREIGKVARDEVEGAVERYLEKYQSDEENDSSSSEEGEQERKWDCESILSTYSNIYNHPKLISEPQSSRIIKGKKKGKESQLVSFQRRKETTRKTTYKQP, via the exons ATG cccaaaacaaagaaatttatAGACAAGAAAAATGCAGTCACCTTCAACTTGGTACATCGAAGTCAAAAGGATCCACTTGCCGCTGACGAGCAGGCTCCTCAAAGAGTTCTAGTTCCAATTGCTCTGAAACCAGAAAAAAGTGCTGAAATCCCTGCATCCTCTAAACCAAAG GATCCTGCCCAACAGAAAGAAGAACTAGCTAAACTTGGAATATACTTTGATGATGATTATAATTACCTGCAGCACTTGCGTGATGTTAAACAAACTGCTGAATGGGAACTGGCAGAAGATTCTAAAAATTCAAGAGTCTGGAAAGCACCAGTTGCCAGAGGACTTTCA GACCATCCCTACAAACTTGCCCTGCCCTCCTCAGTTTTCCAATCAAAAgtggaagaaaaagttggaCTACTAAATAGAGCTGCTCCCCACTCag GACCGAGGCCGGACTTGGACCCAGACATAGTTGCAGCTTTGGACGACGACTTTAATTTCGATGATCCTGATAATGAACTAGAAGATGACTTTATTGCATTTGCTAATGGAGTACCTTCTGACGTTGAAACAGA CGAAGATGATGATGGCTCCAGTGGtgacgatgaagaagaaaacgacgacGTATTGTGTGACATGCGAAGCGACTCAGGACAACGTTCACCCGATTTCAATGACGATAACAAATCGCGTTTTACTGAATATTCCATGACCAGTTCAGTTATCAGAAGAAATGCCCAGCTCTCGTTACTAGACGACAGATTTGAACAT atgATGGCTCAATATGACGACGAAGAAATGGGCGCTTTAGATTGCGAAGAGATCGAAGGACACATCACCTTACAAGACGATGAAGTGTTGAAATTGGCTGCGGCCTATGAACATGACAAGACAGAAGGCATCAGATTGGGTCGTGAAATTGGCAAAGTA GCAAGAGACGAGGTAGAAGGAGCTGTAGAAAGGTACTTGGAAAAGTACCAGAGCGACGAAGAAAATGACAGCAGTTCAAGTGAAGAAGGTGAACAGGAACGTAAATGGGATTGCGAGTCTATCCTGTCAACTTACTCTAACATTTACAATCATCCTAAACTCATTTCTGAACCACAGAGTTCCAGAATTATTAAAG gaaagaagaaaggaaaagaaagccAACTCGTTAgctttcaaagaagaaaagaaactacaagaaaaacaacataTAAACAACCGTAA